From the genome of Sylvia atricapilla isolate bSylAtr1 chromosome 26, bSylAtr1.pri, whole genome shotgun sequence, one region includes:
- the LOC136372022 gene encoding butyrophilin subfamily 1 member A1-like, translating into MLASRMERVESETRMDEVEEMSGRADVILDPDTANPFLILASDQRGVGRGDAWTSLPNNPERFDMEPCVLGNQGFAAGRHCWEVEVAKAGDWWAVGVAQESVRRKGVLNFTPQEGIWAVGQWFGQYHAFSDPDWTPLHLTCLPRAIQVCLDFTDKQVTFADAESGAPIFAFSLALCAGERLRPWLWVGMGSWLKLCP; encoded by the exons ATGCTGGCATCCAGGATGGAGAGAGTAGAAAGTGAGACCCGGATGGATGAGGTGGAGGAGATGAGTGGAAGAG ccgATGTGATTCTGGACCCAGACACCGCCAATCCCTTCCTCATTCTGGCCAGCGACCAGCGAGGGGTGGGACGGGGGGACGCGTGGACCTCGCTGCCCAACAACCCCGAGCGGTTTGACATGGAGCCATGTGTGCTGGGCAACCAGGGCTTTGCTGCAGGGAGACACTGCTGGGAGGTGGAGGTGGCCAAGGCAGGGGACTGGTGGGCTGTGGGAGTGGCCCAGGAGTCTGTCAGGAGGAAGGGGGTTCTCAATTTTACACCCCAGGAGGGAATCTGGGCCGTGGGGCAGTGGTTTGGACAGTACCATGCTTTCAGTGATCCTGACTGGACACCCCTGCACCTTACCTGCCTCCCCAGGGCCATCCAGGTCTGCCTGGACTTCACAGACAAGCAGGTGACTTTTGCTGATGCAGAGAGTGGAGCCCCAATCTTTGCTTTCTCCCTGGCCTTAtgtgctggggagaggctgcGCCCATGGCTCTGGGTAGGGATGGGCTCATGGCTCAAGCTGTGCCCCTGA
- the MARCHF2 gene encoding E3 ubiquitin-protein ligase MARCHF2 isoform X2 → MTTGDCCHLPGSLCDCPGSAALSKAVEESDLGRPQYITQVTAKDGRLLSTVIKALGAQSDGPICRICHEGGNGEGLLSPCDCTGTLGTVHKSCLEKWLSSSNTSYCELCHTEFVVERRPRPLTEWLKDPGPRNEKRTLFCDMVCFLFITPLAAISGWLCLRGAQDHLQFNSRLEAIGLIALTIALFTIYVLWTLHRLAVPSWVADCLGDLWPQLNKLLRSIFKVSFRYHCQLYSEWRRTNQKVRLMIPASRSPHPMPHSLLSTKLMKKTADETTV, encoded by the exons atgACGACAGGCGactgctgccacctccctggCTCCCTCTGCGACTGTCCGGGCAGCGCTGCCCTCTCCAAGGCGGTGGAGGAGTCGGACCTCGGCCGCCCGCAGTACATCACACAGGTCACCGCCAAGGACGGGCGGCTCCTCTCCACAGTCATCAAGGCTCTGGGCGCCCAGAG TGATGGTCCCATCTGTCGAATCTGTCATGAAGGTGGAAATGGGGAGGGACTGCTTTCCCCATGTGACTGCACAGGAACACTCGGCACCGTGCACAAGAGCTGCCTGGAAAAATGGTTATCCTCCTCCAACACAAGTTACTGTGAGCTCTGCCACACAGAGTTTGTTGTAGAAAGAAGACCAAGACCCTTGACAGAG TGGCTGAAGGACCCCGGGCCCCGCAATGAGAAGAGGACCCTGTTCTGTGACATGGTGTGTTTCCTGTTCATCACTCCACTGGCGGCCATCTCGGGCTGGCTGTGTCTGCGTGGGGCCCAGGACCACTTGCAATTCAACAGTCGGCTGGAGGCCATTGGACTCATAGCACTCACTATAGCACTTTTCACAATCTACGTCCTTTGGACACTG cacaggctggctgtgcccagctgggttGCAGACTGCCTTGGGGATCTCTGGCCACAGCTAAACAAACTCCTACGCAGTATTTTTAAG GTCTCGTTCCGCTACCACTGCCAGCTGTACTCTGAGTGGCGAAGGACCAACCAGAAAGTCCGCTTGATGATCCCAGCCTCGCGGAGCCCTCATCCCATGCCCCACTCCCTCCTCTCCACCAAGCTCATGAAGAAGACCGCAGATGAGACCACCGTCTGA
- the MARCHF2 gene encoding E3 ubiquitin-protein ligase MARCHF2 isoform X4: protein MIPKLASGSETPVKGSLPLEGLLGAGPRDRGAQSCHDDRRLLPPPWLPLRLSGQRCPLQGGGGVGPRPPAVHHTGHRQGRAAPLHSHQGSGRPEWLKDPGPRNEKRTLFCDMVCFLFITPLAAISGWLCLRGAQDHLQFNSRLEAIGLIALTIALFTIYVLWTLHRLAVPSWVADCLGDLWPQLNKLLRSIFKVSFRYHCQLYSEWRRTNQKVRLMIPASRSPHPMPHSLLSTKLMKKTADETTV from the exons ATGATACCAAAGTTGGCATCTGGTTCTGAGACACCAGTGAAGGGCTCTCTCCCTCTTGAAG GTCTCCTGGGTGCCGGCCCCCGGGACagaggggcccagagctgccatgACGACAGGCGactgctgccacctccctggCTCCCTCTGCGACTGTCCGGGCAGCGCTGCCCTCTCCAAGGCGGTGGAGGAGTCGGACCTCGGCCGCCCGCAGTACATCACACAGGTCACCGCCAAGGACGGGCGGCTCCTCTCCACAGTCATCAAGGCTCTGGGCGCCCAGAG TGGCTGAAGGACCCCGGGCCCCGCAATGAGAAGAGGACCCTGTTCTGTGACATGGTGTGTTTCCTGTTCATCACTCCACTGGCGGCCATCTCGGGCTGGCTGTGTCTGCGTGGGGCCCAGGACCACTTGCAATTCAACAGTCGGCTGGAGGCCATTGGACTCATAGCACTCACTATAGCACTTTTCACAATCTACGTCCTTTGGACACTG cacaggctggctgtgcccagctgggttGCAGACTGCCTTGGGGATCTCTGGCCACAGCTAAACAAACTCCTACGCAGTATTTTTAAG GTCTCGTTCCGCTACCACTGCCAGCTGTACTCTGAGTGGCGAAGGACCAACCAGAAAGTCCGCTTGATGATCCCAGCCTCGCGGAGCCCTCATCCCATGCCCCACTCCCTCCTCTCCACCAAGCTCATGAAGAAGACCGCAGATGAGACCACCGTCTGA
- the MARCHF2 gene encoding E3 ubiquitin-protein ligase MARCHF2 isoform X1, producing the protein MTTGDCCHLPGSLCDCPGSAALSKAVEESDLGRPQYITQVTAKDGRLLSTVIKALGAQSDGPICRICHEGGNGEGLLSPCDCTGTLGTVHKSCLEKWLSSSNTSYCELCHTEFVVERRPRPLTEWLKDPGPRNEKRTLFCDMVCFLFITPLAAISGWLCLRGAQDHLQFNSRLEAIGLIALTIALFTIYVLWTLVSFRYHCQLYSEWRRTNQKVRLMIPASRSPHPMPHSLLSTKLMKKTADETTV; encoded by the exons atgACGACAGGCGactgctgccacctccctggCTCCCTCTGCGACTGTCCGGGCAGCGCTGCCCTCTCCAAGGCGGTGGAGGAGTCGGACCTCGGCCGCCCGCAGTACATCACACAGGTCACCGCCAAGGACGGGCGGCTCCTCTCCACAGTCATCAAGGCTCTGGGCGCCCAGAG TGATGGTCCCATCTGTCGAATCTGTCATGAAGGTGGAAATGGGGAGGGACTGCTTTCCCCATGTGACTGCACAGGAACACTCGGCACCGTGCACAAGAGCTGCCTGGAAAAATGGTTATCCTCCTCCAACACAAGTTACTGTGAGCTCTGCCACACAGAGTTTGTTGTAGAAAGAAGACCAAGACCCTTGACAGAG TGGCTGAAGGACCCCGGGCCCCGCAATGAGAAGAGGACCCTGTTCTGTGACATGGTGTGTTTCCTGTTCATCACTCCACTGGCGGCCATCTCGGGCTGGCTGTGTCTGCGTGGGGCCCAGGACCACTTGCAATTCAACAGTCGGCTGGAGGCCATTGGACTCATAGCACTCACTATAGCACTTTTCACAATCTACGTCCTTTGGACACTG GTCTCGTTCCGCTACCACTGCCAGCTGTACTCTGAGTGGCGAAGGACCAACCAGAAAGTCCGCTTGATGATCCCAGCCTCGCGGAGCCCTCATCCCATGCCCCACTCCCTCCTCTCCACCAAGCTCATGAAGAAGACCGCAGATGAGACCACCGTCTGA